The window atatatagatatagatgtgtagagaaatAAAGAGATTTTacggattaatttaaattctgtagaactcttagatatagtacgaataaaataatttttttatagataaatatatataataaaattaaaattaatatattaaattttttatcactaaaaaaaggaagaagtgacacctcagttccatcgttactgttttatattatatataaatgtatagagaattaaaaaaattttaaagattaatttaaattctatagtactcttagatatatgtactcttagatatatggataaaataatctttttatagataaatataaataataaaattaaaattcatatattaaattttttatcactaaaaaaagaagtgacacctcaattcaatcgttactattttattactattttatattatatatagattatgcAATAAGGAAATTTATGAACCATCAAATATTCAAAATACATACAAAAATAGAAATGCACGCACTTCAATTTCTATTTCTAAATTAGTCCGACAAAATGCTCCTACTAGTATTACATTTGATTCAATTTTTTTCCCGACAATTATGTCGCTataaacataaaataagagcagcaaagaaaacaaaaaataaaaacaaagcaaACTTCAAGACTGGGGGACCAAAATATGCACAGGTGTTAGGTTATCATCCTATGAAGCTGAGGCTAAGTTTGTTTTCAATCATGGAAATAATGAAAGTGGGTTACCCAAACACATGCTCCGGCACCGTTCAGATGAGGCCACGTCATCTACCGGTAACCGGCCTAAGGAGAGAGCAGCGGTGACGTCTAATCTCCATGCATAACCACCACCGTCGAATCTCCACACGTCACAGGGCAACGTTATGGAGCTTTTCTCCTTCCCATTTCCACTACTTTTCTGATTCTGCACCCTCACACGGCACGAGAACGCCTGGTTACTCGCCAGCGCCGCCGTCGCCGCCGCCTTATCTTTCATCACCAACCACACCACCACCtcacctcctcctcctcctcctcctcccctCGCCATCTCCTTATACGCTTCGTTCATCCACGTCACCCTCCCATAACCGTCCGATATAAACCCTGGACACCTGACCCTCTCCAGATTCATCCTTCTCTCGCTGTCCGTACACCCTAATTCATCAACATCCACCCACGTGTCCGTCACACATTCCACCGTCACGCATGATCCAATCACCACCGTTAACACCTGTGGCATCGCCACCGTCCGATCCAACTCTTTTCTTCCCAAACTTAGCCATGTCGGTGAGTCCGTCATCTCTCTAGCCGGACTTTCTTTTCTATCAGGCGTCTCCGGCAAGAGAGGCAAAGTGACCGCCCCCGCCGCCGCTTCCACCGCGACTGCCTTCCTTTTCCGATTATTGTTACCATTATTGCACCGTCTTCTTTTACCCCTGCCAGAGGTTGAACTAGTTTCACTCATCTCCGGTGAAGATGAAGTTCCGTTAACTGGCTTAGGAGCAATTGGCCGGAATTTCATCATTATACGATCAATTGTTGAACTATCGTAACCAGCGCCGCTTCCGCCGTACCTGGCTATGCAACATCCTCCGCCTCCGTTATCCATTTATCAGAAACTTCTCTCTCTCTTGACTGAAACTTAACTGGAGGATGACAGGTACGCACTATGCGGAGTATTTATAAGAAGTGTGAGGTCGACGCGTGTGGACATCCTACACGTGTGAAACAGTAACGTTTAACAGCGCAGAAAGGGGATTGGTTGGAAACAACAACGTGGCGGACTCTCCTTATAGCGGGGCCTACTGGATGGAGAGTCTATGATAGGGCCCTAGTAGCGGACCAATGAGGTAAGTAGGAGTGTCCCTAACAGGGGACATAAGAGGGGCACATATACTTCCAGGCTCGTGGTATGAGTAAACTCTTTAggaattttgattttttctttttttttttagaatggagAGAAGGATGATACGTGTCCCAATTGATTATTATGGGTAGCACTTGAAAATCATGGGTAGATCGGCCGGAGGATCATCTGCCACGTTAAAGAAATATGTGTACTTGGATGTCTCACGTGTCATGCTCGGCCTGAAAATTGTTTCCCTCCGTTAAAATTTAGAAAATAGGGTTAAACGCAAAAATGCCTTACTCTTTCGTGATGAGCAATTAACCGTAAAAAGAatacaattttatctttaacattagaggaagttaagagtaattttactctactattgataaatttgatcaattttatatactattataatatatatatattattatttttttttataattttaaatgagTGAATCACGAGATTAATTATATTCTCATTAAAGATAAATTTACTAACTATTACATCTATATTAGGTGTGTTCATCAAGCAAACTTCTTGGCTAAAGAAAATATAGGACAAGACAAGTGTCCAAATCTGAGCCCTAGTATAATTCTGATTAAGTTGGATGGTATCGATTTATTTGGGTATTGATTGGATAAAGGAGGGACTACCACAAGGGATGGGCTGCTTCTAAAATGTGCTATCATTGGGGAAAAGATCAAGATGCTCTTATTTCTTATGTAATGACCGAACTGTCCCTGGTAACTCAAAGATCAAGTTGGATTCTTTTATTTACGGAAGATAAGTCATTAACTCATTTTGTCAGGCAATTACTTcactcttcttctttctcctgGAAACCCAAAAGTCTCATTTTCTTCCTTGCAAAGCTTCATCTGTAACTAAGCTTCTTCTTTCATGGATATTGTTTCAATAAGTTTGGTATTCTTTATTCTCCACCAAttcgttataaaaaaaaaggatttcatgtttttataatttaataatagaatttgagattaatatttataaattcggtgaatttttttgtctaattcgtacaaaaagtcagtatatttttttcacatcccaacatatgtttgtgatttgttactaataaaatgacacacgtgtTAAGTGTagataataagattcatgaacaatttaattaattatttctcaaattgacccaatttgtcaatgttaggggtaaaataacTCTTGgctgttaaaggtaaaattacaccattttaaacgttaagagtaaaattgcttctgattcaaaacgttagggatatttttacaccttaaccttTTAGAAAAATTTCATCAAAAacagattttaattttttaatttacatttacatttataaaaaaaaattcttctgattttaaattatacatatttgatattgtaattttatttggGGTTTGCTATTCGTCGCACCCTTTTCGCTTATTGTCGCACCCTTTTGGACAATATCGCCCTTCTCATTTTTCATTGGAAAATCTTAAATTCTCTCTAGCTCGTGGCTTCTCGTGGCTAGTCGCTGATTTCAGGAAAAATGGATTCGAAAACTCCGGAGAAGGACGATTTCGAAGACGAGGTAAGCAACTAATCCTGAAACAattgaaatttaacgaattgaaataaaaaacgaaatatttttttttgttgaattttGCGAAAACGGGTGGTGTACCCGTTTTTCCCTAGAAAAAACGGTTGTCGGACCCGTTTTTTCTAGGGAAAAACAGGTCTGACACTCGTTTTCCCTAGGGGAAAACTTGTGGCCTACCCGTTGAGGAAAACGGGTCTGGTTTTATCCCAGGTGAAACCTGGGTCCGGACCCGTTTTCCCTTGGGGAAAACGGGCAGGCCACTCGCTTTCCTTTAGGGAAAACGAGTGAGGGACCCGTTTTCCCTAGAGAAAAACGGGTCCACCACCCATTTTCCCTAGGGAAAAACGGGtggtattaattatattttttttataaataatattaataaaaattatacttaaattatataaattatgaatttaaaatatactttataattttttgaaTTGTCAATTTCAGAATATATACGGGACAATATTTAATGTTTTGATAcactataatttattaatttgcatAGCTTAGTATGTAAatcataattattataaatgatacgttaataattatcatttacgtaaatttatcTAGTTTtcattcataaattataatatagcATTTAATGAATTTATATCCGCAATGTATATATTTATAGAAGTGTTGACAATGTTTAAgattattataaattagaaatagTATGTTAACGGGTTTTGTATCATAACAACTGATTTTTAGAATGttaatattaattgtatttcacTTGGAATTTACGTGCTTTGTACGTGTTAAAATATTTACAGCTAATATAATATGCATTTAATTTCAGGTGCCATTAGAAAATGAATATGGCGACGGGATTGATTACAGTGTCCATTTCCAAACGGATACTGTGTTTCCTACAAGCTCTGACGCTATTGTATGGGCTAAAAGCATTACAATTGCGAATGGATTCGAGCTAGTAATTTCATCCTTCAAACTTGGCGGAAAGCAGAAGCTCTTGAAATGTTCACGAGGTCAACGTTATAGAGGAGTTATGCAAATTGCTGAAGATTGTTTAAAAAGGAGaactaaaactaaagcgtgTCGATGCAGATTTCAGATTAAAGCCATACAATACTCAGACGGTTCTGGTTGGAGGATATCGGCTAAGACTGGGCTAACAGGTATGCACAATCATGGAATGATTGTTTATCCAGAGGGACACAGACAAACAAGCGGACCCAGCCCCACCTCAAAAAAAATTGTTCGTGATATGAGttcggctcaagcaaagccGTGTGCTATATTGGCATCAATACAGGAAAAGAATCCAGGGGACCATCCAACAATTAAACATGTATACAATTACAGGGAAAGATTGAGGAAGGAAGGGTTTCAGGGCAGAGACGTGGCTAGTCAATTCTTTCATCTAGCATATGAAAATGGGTACATTCATTCGACATTATCTGATCCCGATTCTGGTGTGTTGACGCAtttgtttatggcacatccagaatcAGTATCATTATTTCGTACGTATTACTGGTACATTGGCATTGATTCAACCTATAAAACTAACAAGTATAAAATGCCATTTGTTGAGATGGTTGGGATGAGTCCATGTAACACCAACTTTAAGATAGCTTATGCGATTATTAAGGATGAGACTGAGTTCAGCTATCATTGGGTCTTGGAGAATCTGAGGTCTTTGATTGGGGTTGATGTTAACCCGACTGCTATCGTGACTGATCGGGAGTTGGGGCTGATGAGTCCGATCAGAGAGGTTTTCCCACAAACAGCACACTTGCTGTGTACGTAGCATATTAATAATGATGTAGAAGATAAAGTTTACAGAttactaaataaaaataagcaatATGCCAGTTCATTCAAGAACGGAAAATGGAGAAAGATAATGCAATCCTAAACTGTAGATGAATATGAGAAGAATGTGAGATTGATGACGGATACGATGTCGAGGCTATACCCACGTGTTGTCTCCTACGTCCAGGATACGTGGCTAGTGCACAAGGAGAAGTTCGTGGTTGCATGGACGAAGAATGTACTACATTTTGGAAACACAACATCTTGTAGGGAGGAGAGTGAACATGCAGGTTTGAAGCAATGGCTAAATTCATCTACTGGCGCCCTCGACACGATCTGGATGAAAGTGCACAAGGAAATTGAATCGCAAGTGACTAATATCAAGTATAGTACAATCAATctgtaaaatttatttatttattttgcattCACTAGTACATCTTTTACTGATAGTATGTTTTATTTCTTATCAGGTTCGGTCTTGAGCAGTCAAGAGAGCGTTCAAGCGTCGTGTTTTCAGGATATCCGATGAACTACCTGTCGTGCAGAGTATCCTACCACTGTTTGCAGCTGATTAGTGATGAGTACGGATGTATGTGTGGTTTGAGTGATGAAGTGAACGAGCGCTGCGGTTGTATGGTGAGAACATCCCATCAAATCCCATGTGCATGTGAGATTAGGAAATGTATGGATTATGGTGACGCGATCAGTGTTGACAGTGTCCACGTCTTCTGAAAGACACTTGTATACGGTTGTGGTAATTCTGATGCCAACATCGAATCAGACCATTTGACAGAGGAACGACGATACTTTCACTCACTGGTTGAGGAAGTTGGAAAATGCGATCCGAGCTTTATGCGGAACATTTCTATCGTCATTCACAATCAACTACACCCAAAGCAAGCCAAATACAGTGAACCGGAGGTCAAAATAAACGTTCGAGGACGACCTAAGAGTAGTTCATCAACGAAAAGGATGTCGAGTGCCTGGGAGTATCGTGACAGGGGTCGTGGACGTGCTCGGTCTTCTAGTTCATCTCGGAGTCGTGGGAGAAGCACATCATCATCCCTATATAATGTTGGAACCACTGGTATGTTTCATACACTTACTTATCTTTACTGTAATTATTTATGCAATGATATGTTTAATAATGTTGTAATATATAATAACAACAATGCAGATGGCAGTCAAGCTGATATTAGTGATTATGCACATTCAGATAAAATACCCGGAATAATTAAACCATATGTGGAATCATATCTAGATGTTATGGCTGATGGAAATTGTGGCTTCCGTGTTGTTTCGTCGTTTGTTTTTGGAACTGAACACAGTTGGCGAGTAGTTAGACATTGCCTAAGAAATGAACTGATTGCTAATCGTGATTTGTACAGTCCTTTATGCATTGACGGGGTTGATAGTGCAATCAATCGGATTAGGTGGGATGGTTCTAATTGTACAGACGCACATTGGATGCATGTTTGGCATGACTTGTACATTATTGCAATGTTATATAATGCTGTTGTCTTTTACTTCGGGTACGGGATTGGGCAAAGCTTAATGGAGTGTTGTACCGTTTTACCGTTGTATGCACCCCCTACTGCTAGGCGACCAGATCAGGAGATTGTTATAGCACATTTAGGGACTCACTTCAAACACTTTATCCACTTAGATTTGACGCCTGGTTTTCCGGCACCCCCTATACTACAATACTGGTTTACGTATCGTCTGCGTAGTGTAGAAGGTTGGGAAAACTTGTATACTGAACGGAGAGCACAGTGGGATATGTTGGTTAACCTTATGGGAAGTTAGTGATTTTTTGGGACGTTGTTATTATTGATTTGTAACATTAACATATGTATAGTGATATCACAAAACAGTAACATGACTGAAATGATATTATGATCTTACATGTGAAGGAAGTCTAGGCATTGCGTGGCTATAACTGAGATATCACAGTGACATCCCAGTTGCAGTACAAGATGGCTATATCTGTGATATCACAGTCATATCTCAGTTAAAGTCATGCAGTGTGTATAGTTACTTCACCTTTAAGATCATATTATCGTTTCAGTCATGTTACCGTTTAGTGAAATCACTAAACGGTAACATGATTGAAATGATACTAGGATCTCAAATGTGAAGAGGTTTATACATTGTATAGCTTTAATTGAGGTATCAATATGATATCCAGTTACAGTCATCCAATGGGTAAACCTCTTTCACATTTGAGATCCTACTATCATTTAAACCATGTTTCCGTTTAGTGAGATCGCTGAACAGTAACATGATTGAAACGCTATTAGGATCTCATACGTGGAGGAGGTTTACACATCGGATGGCTTTAGCTGTTATATCATACTGATATCTCTGTGTACAGGCGTAGATGGCCACAAATGAGATATCAACATGATATCTTAATTAAAGCCATCCAATGCGTAGACTTCCTGCACGTTTGAGATCCTATTAACGTTTCCATCATGTTACAGTTTATCGACATCACTAATTTATTGATGTACAGTTTCCCATTTGTTACAACTTAGTTAGATGATACATGTTGTATGTCTTCAGTTCAGAAATGAGATGATGGTACTGTTACAGGTTGAATGATATGAATTTAGAAATGTTACTGTTACAGGCTGAATGATGTGCATTTAGAAATGTTACTGTTACAGGTTGAATGGTAtcaattttgaaaaatgttactgttacaggttgaatggtatcaattttgaaattttactgTTACAGGTTGAATGATGTGAATTTAGAAATGTTACTGTTACAGGTTGAATGATGTCAATTTAGAAAAATGTTACTGTTACAGGTTGAATGATGTGAATTTAGAAATGTTACTGTTACAGGTTGAATGGTAtcaattttgaaaaatgttACTGTTACAGGTTGAATGATGTGAATTTAGAAATGTTACTGTTACAGGTTGAATGATAtcaattttgaaaaatgttactgttacaggttgaatggtatcaatttataaaaatgttACTGTTACAATTTAGAAAAATGTTACTGTTACAGGTTGAATGATAtcaattttgaaaaatgttactgttacaggttgaatggtatcaattttgaaaaatgttactgttacaggttgaatgatatcaattttgaaaaatgttactgttacaggttgaatggtatcaattttgaaaaatgttACTGTTACAGGTTAAATGATGATACCATGTTGCATGATATAAGTTTAGAAACATTATTTAAAACATCCTACATTAAAGAAGTGCATATTCTAGTTTAACATAACAATAAAACTAACTCTAGTAACATCCTACATAACACGAAATGTATTAAACAACCTCAgctaaaataagaaataaaatacagTACGATCACAAATCATTTGGCCGCATTCCAGGCACTCATTATAACGGCAAGTTCATCCGCATGCATATCCGCATCATCCTCGCTGTATCCTCGCAACGTGTCTAAGATACGGTAACACTGGGTAGCTAGACGACTCACCcactgagaaaaaaaaaacaataacaataatgttaaggtattttttatttcttaaataGTATGAATAAAAGCATTAGCACTAACCAGCTCACTATTCGTACGCGTCTCAACAATCGGTGGGAGTGAACGGGTGTCGTGAATGAGACGAGGATGTGAATGGCGGAGATACCACACCAAGTACTCATCATCACATGCCGAAGGAGTCCGAGCGGGCTCCAAATGAGATACGTTTAGCATGGAACCGAGAGGAAATGCTGACTATGTGTCTAATGCAATCACATCAGGCACCTCAACCTTATACCTAGCACTATTCTAGGGACGAAAGGCCTTCAACGGCCTGAAAATCGGCTGAGGAAGTCTCTGCTGATACCCCAGCTGGCGAACGCATCTACTGGGCATGTAAGGCTCAATCACATCCCGATATCGTATCCATCCGAAGTACAAGGTCCCCGGATTGCGGGCTATGGCCGAACGACCGTACGGGAGCCACATCACTTGCGTACATATACAAATATATTAGCGAGTACCAAAaagtaatatattttaattgcataATAGTTAGTAATAAATTTCAAATTGTACCTCATCAGCAGTAAACCTATCAAGCCGGCATCGAAATGCTATCACCCATTCCTCTGTCTTATCCGTAACATAAGATGGCCACATGGAAGCCCTAGGTACGTCGGGGTCATCTGGTAATCCCTCCCTATGAGGCCTAAAGCACGGGAAGTACTCGTAAATCCATGCCTGAAGAAGAGTCAGACAACCCGTCATCTGGCTGCAGTCTCCTCTACTAGCAATACCTAAGTACCGATATAAGTATGCTAGTGCAGCCGAGCCCCATGAGTAGCCACTCACCGTATCTGCCCCATCTTGCACCTCTAGTAAACACACGGGCCGGATCCGGTTACCACTCTTATCTACAAACAATGTGGATCCCAACATAAGCCACATCCAACCAATCGCCTCAGTCTTTGGAACCCGTCCGACACTATAAAAATCGACGATGGAACTAGCACGTATACCACCAGACTGGTACTGACTAATCAGCAACTCATCGCCAGACACCCCGAACAAATCGCAAACAGCCTCCTGAAGCTCATCCGTACCCAAGTCAGCAGTCACCATATCCCCCTGCATTGGGATACGcaaaatctgccacacatcatgcagcaTAATGGTCATCTCACCAAaaggcatgtgaaatgatgccGTGTCCGGCTGCCAACGCTCTACAAAAGCAGATATCAGAGCCGCGTCGATGTGAGGGTACATGATAGATGGTAGATGTGCCAATGCAGTTGCTTGTAGTAGCGCCTTTGTCTCCTCAGAAGTTGAATTGAACCATTTCACCAGCGTACTGCAGTACCCTGATCTCGTTTGACACCCGAGGACGCTCCTCTCCTGCCCTCTCCAGATACCAACTGCTACATGTCCCAGGAAACTGGAAATCACAAAACCATCAACAGGACCCCCGAGGACCTCTTCCTTAACTACCCAATCGTCATCACGAGCATCCCTCGAGCGCTTGGATGTACCCGCTGAAATTATATTAAACGTATTACATTTTAACTTTTGAAATGTTAATAAAAAGTAGGTATATAGAAATAATAAAGCAtaataaataatacaaattatTTACCGGATGACGATGACGACCCAGCAGCAATAAAACGTCCGTCCTGACCCCTCGTGACATACACAGAGGGGGCCATATGACCTTGTCGAGGAGGCACTGATATAGCTATGTCCATCGGATCATCGGCAACATCATGATGATGAACTCCAAAACTCTCAGCACTCTGCTGCTGAAATGCAGCACGCTCAGCATCTTCCTGCGCCCGTAATGCTTGCTCAATCGACCTCATAGGTATCCGAAGTCTCCGAACGGATGCAGTCACACCACGACTAGTTGGATGCCGAGGTCCGGACCCATCGTCAGAATCCCTTGAAGTCTGAAAAATAACCaggaaatcaaattaattatacgtttaaataaattgatataaTATTAAAACCTAAATGAAATCTACGTTCCGgaaaattaatacctaaaattaaacatcaaaaaattaattctacgtttaaattaattgatattatcttttttttctatctCGGGTTCAATACGGTCGGTAAGTTATCTAAATGAAATCTACGTTCCGgaaaattaatacctaaaattcaacatcaaaaaattaattctacgtttaaattaattgatattatcttttttttctatctCGGGTTCAATACGGTCGGTAAGTTATCTAAATGAAATCTACGTTCCgaaaaattaatacctaaaattcaacatcaaaaaATTAATCCtacatttaaattaattgatattaccttttttttttatctcaggTTCAATACGGTCGGTAAGTTATCTAAATGAAATCTACGTTCCgaaaaattaatacctaaaattcaacatcaaaaaATTAATCCTACGTTTAAATTAATtgatattatcttttttttctatctCGGGTTCAATACGGTCGGTAAGTTATCTAAATGAAATCTACGTTCCGgaaaattaatacctaaaattaAACATCAAAAAATTAATTCTACGTTTAAATTAATTGATATTATCTTTTTTTCTATCTCGGGTTCAATACGGTCGGTAACTAaggtgccgtttggttcgcggaatagaatggaatgaaatagaatgattattccaaaggaatagaatgacaaagaatggaatagaaattcttagaaattaatattcctatgtttggttggtggaataaggtagaatggaatagataatttttttattaaaaagacaatattatcctcaaatgtaatttcttatttattttaaaattttatttttttactataaattgttcaaatatttaatatatattattttataaaatatataaaaaataaaaaaaatgggaaacacgaaagacgaaaaaaacacgaaaaatacattaaaaacgaaaaaacaataagaacatgaaaacggaaaaattgtaaaaacacgaaaaaagagaggtaaaaaaacaaaatgtaaaagcgcaaaaaaaaacattaaaaacacaaaaacaaaagaaaaaaatgagataaaagtggaaaatggtgaaaacgcgaaaacatataaacgtgttaacacaaaaaaaacacacacacgcaaaatatgaaaaaacacaaaaaaaaatgtgcaaaccgtaaaaaacacaaaaacatgaaaaaagtggaaaacacgaaaatgtgaaaaaaaatgaaaaacgtgaaaaaatcgaaaaacacgaaaacatgaaaaagtgttaaaaacacgaaaaatgcgtttgtaacgttttttttatgtttttttgtgtttcccaagttttcttgttttttccgtttgttcacgtttgcgtatttttcacgttttgtcatgttattgtgttttattttgcatttttttcgatttttcacgttttagtttttcagtttttccccttttgttttttttcgcgtttttgtatttttcgtattttgttactttttcgtgttattcacgtttttccatgttttttgtattttttcatatttttttgtttttaacgttttcgtgttttgcttgcgtttttcgcattttcatgtttttcacatattgtcacgtgttttgtgttttagcatttttcatattttttcgcattttcgtgtttttatttttcacgttttttaatatttcgtgttttgtcactttttcgcgatattcctattttgtgtttttcgtgtgtttgctttttttttgcgtcttcgtgtttttcgcatttgttcacgttttcatgtttttcgcgtattttattttttgcatattctcgtgtttgtaacattttaacatttttcgtgtttcatatttttcatatttttacattttttaacgttttcgtcatttttccatttttcacgttttatatgatataaattatggattgaccaaaatttataagatttgggaaagtgattagagagaagattgacgatttaatggaggataattttgtaaattacaaaaatataatattaggaataggctattcctaacctaaattgaagaatagTTATTCCATGAAATCAATGAATATGGATTCCATGGAAaatagctattccataaaaaaaaatcaaccaaatgtgggaatagctattctttaggaataggctattttattccccctctattccgcgaaccaaacgagccctAAGAGTAAAAGGGATTTTACAAACACAatgataaaatgataaataaatacaaatggTAAGATAGTAATTAAGGAATGGTAAAACGTTAAATAAGTGGTGGTAGGCTTGTGGCCAACATCATCTTCCTTGGCTGCGAAGTTGAAACACACAGCATGTGGTCTGTCTGACAAGCCGTGTGGTTGGATCTTTGGCTACTTCAACATGAGTAACAAACTTTGACTCGACGTGTGGGGTTCTTCCAATGTAATTACGAAACTATCATTCTTTTAACTCACACGTGCAGGGAGTAAGTGACACGCATGTGAATTATCTAATAAATTCTAGAGCAGCTATACATTGTTGGAAATATGAAGTAACAGAGCAAGAACCGATAGATATTGACAGCAGAAATATTGCAATTAATCTGATGTGTTTATTCCATAAGAAGCAATGCCATTATATAGGCTTACAATCAAAACTGAATTGCTAAAAAGGTTGAACTAAAATCAGATACTGTGAAACTAAATGAATTaacaaataaggagaaaaatcaggaATATCAAAAACAGATTTTTAATAACGTAAGACCAAGTCCAACAGACTTTGAATCAATATTCAACATCCCCCCCTTGTTTCAAATTCGCACACACCAAGCCTTGTTCTGAAGTAAACATGTTTGTGACATGGGAGAGCTTTTGTAAATATATTCGCAAGCTTTTCATCAGTGCTACAGTACTCCAGGCTAATCT is drawn from Euphorbia lathyris chromosome 9, ddEupLath1.1, whole genome shotgun sequence and contains these coding sequences:
- the LOC136205358 gene encoding uncharacterized protein, which translates into the protein MDNGGGGCCIARYGGSGAGYDSSTIDRIMMKFRPIAPKPVNGTSSSPEMSETSSTSGRGKRRRCNNGNNNRKRKAVAVEAAAGAVTLPLLPETPDRKESPAREMTDSPTWLSLGRKELDRTVAMPQVLTVVIGSCVTVECVTDTWVDVDELGCTDSERRMNLERVRCPGFISDGYGRVTWMNEAYKEMARGGGGGGGGEVVVWLVMKDKAAATAALASNQAFSCRVRVQNQKSSGNGKEKSSITLPCDVWRFDGGGYAWRLDVTAALSLGRLPVDDVASSERCRSMCLGNPLSLFP